The Candidatus Bathyarchaeota archaeon DNA window TCAGGGGTCATAAAAAATTCTTCATCTTTCTGAGCGCTCACAATGCGCTTTACCTCTGCTAGGAGCAGCTGACCCTTACACTGTTCGATCTCCTCAGCAGCCTTGAGAAGGCTGGCTTTGATTTTTAGTTTGGTTAATTCGTAAAGCTTGTTTACGCTCAACTTCTTTAATGCATTAAAGTCTTGATCTTCACCTGCAACACTTTCGAGAGACTTGAAGATTTTGTAGATGGCAACATACTGTGAGATCTGTCCCTCAGTCACTCCTAGCTTTTTTGCAACCTCTGCTTGAGGCGCCATAGCTCCTCCACGCTTAATGGCCTCCACGAACTTCGCTGTGAACTCGGCTCTCTTATATGTTGATCTAGGTGTTCTCTTGAAGGTTGACTCCGCAATTCTGAAAACGTCTGAGTCACTCAGTTTAATCCTGATGTCTAACAGGACTTTCTGTTCCTTTTTCACTGAAGCCCATCTAGCATGTCCGTCAACTATTTCGTACTCATCGATCTTAGTGGGGTGAGGACGCACAATAATTGGCTGCTGAACCCCGTCCCTTTCAACAGAGTTAAAAACGTTCAGACTGTGACTTCTACCAGGCAAAATGGAGGACTGATGAATCTTGTCTGCACGAACCCATTTAAACTTTCTATTACTTTGCTCTGACAATTGTCAACATCTCTTTTTTACTTCTCTCCCGCGCACTTGTGCGTGAGATATCCTGCAGATGTTATTGGCGAATATTTATATAAGTTAAGCTGGATAGTATCCAACTTGAATTTCATATACTATACGCGGGCTTAAGAGAAAAGATACAGTATCGGAATGGGTGGGTAGCCATGTCAAATAGGTGGTCATTTGAAGTTTTCCCTGAAGAGTTAAAGCGCCGTTCGATATCTGCGTGGAGGATCCTTCTTGCACTTGCTTATGATGGATCTTCAACAATGTATGGAATCAAGAAGAAATACGGATTCCTATATCCGTCAATTCATCGCGCAACCAAGAGTCTTGAAGAGTTGAAGTGGATAAGGGTTATTGAAGAAAGGCGTTCTCAGAAGGGAGGCACCACAAAAGTTTACGGTTTAACCTTGCTTGGACTGCTGCACGTGCTTAGCAGAATCCCAAAATTGTTTCGTCCTGAGGAAATCCATACAGAT harbors:
- a CDS encoding ParB N-terminal domain-containing protein; the encoded protein is MSEQSNRKFKWVRADKIHQSSILPGRSHSLNVFNSVERDGVQQPIIVRPHPTKIDEYEIVDGHARWASVKKEQKVLLDIRIKLSDSDVFRIAESTFKRTPRSTYKRAEFTAKFVEAIKRGGAMAPQAEVAKKLGVTEGQISQYVAIYKIFKSLESVAGEDQDFNALKKLSVNKLYELTKLKIKASLLKAAEEIEQCKGQLLLAEVKRIVSAQKDEEFFMTPEEKEAANKTPTRRGLSQTEYCQKSAKTIERLMKKLNEDLAPLIRDIKEKHLVSAGIYLTMRGVIGNLKKATGAIEHLDGHATMGKRMHQED